A section of the Malania oleifera isolate guangnan ecotype guangnan chromosome 2, ASM2987363v1, whole genome shotgun sequence genome encodes:
- the LOC131147679 gene encoding polyamine oxidase 2 isoform X1: MESGSRSNRHLSSAPCYSNVGRRLSTAPSVIVIGCGIAGLAAARALHDASFQVVLLESRDRIGGRVCTDYSFGFPVDLGASWLHGVCKDNPLAPLISRLGLPLYRTSGDDSVLYDHDLESYALFDMDGNQVPQELVKKVGEVFEAILEETDNIRQEYGEDMSIRCAFSIVFERKPELRLEGLAHKVLQWYLCRMEGWFAADADTISLKHWDEEELLPGGHGLMVRGYLPVINTLAKGLDIRLGHRVTGIARRYNGVKVMVENGQTFVADAAVITVPIGVLKANSIKFEPKLPEWKEAAIADLGVGIENKIVLHFEKVFWPNVEFLGVVADTTYGCSYFLNLHKATGHSVLVYMPAGQLAKDIEKMSDEAAANFAFMQLKKILPDAFAPIQYLVSHWGTDANTLGSYTYDKVGKPHDLYERLRIPVDNLFFAGEGASVDYPGSVHGAYSTGLMAAEDCRMRVLERYGELDLFQPVMGEDTSASVPLLISRM; this comes from the exons ATGGAGTCTGGGAGCAGGAGTAATCGCCATCTTTCCTCAG CTCCGTGCTATTCAAATGTTGGGAGGAGGCTATCAACCGCACCATCTGTCATTGTCATAGGTTGTGGCATTGCAGGACTTGCAGCTGCTCGTGCCCTTCATGATGCCTCATTCCAG GTTGTCCTACTTGAATCACGGGATAGAATTGGTGGTCGAGTTTGCACTGATTACTCTTTTGGTTTTCCTGTTGATTTGGGTGCATCCTG GTTGCATGGGGTCTGCAAGGATAATCCATTAGCACCTTTGATAAGCAGACTGGGATTACCCCTCTACCGTACTAGTGGTGATGACTCTGTGCTGTATGACCATGATTTGGAAAG ctaTGCACTCTTTGATATGGATGGGAATCAAGTTCCTCAAGAATTGGTCAAGAAGGTTGGTGAAGTGTTTGAGGCCATTTTAGAAGAG ACGGATAATATAAGACAGGAATATGGTGAAGACATGTCCATACGTTGTGCATTTTCAATTGTTTTCGAAAGAAAACCAGAATTAAG GCTGGAGGGGCTTGCTCATAAAGTACTGCAGTGGTACTTGTGCAGAATGGAAGGCTGGTTTGCTGCAGATGCTGATACTATTTCACTTAAACACTGGGATGAG GAAGAACTGCTCCCTGGTGGTCATGGGCTCATGGTCCGGGGTTATCTCCCTGTTATAAACACCCTTGCCAAAGGTCTTGACATCCGTTTAGGACACAG AGTTACGGGAATAGCAAGGCGTTACAATGGAGTGAAGGTAATGGTAGAAAATGGGCAAACATTTGTGGCAGATGCTGCTGTTATTACAGTTCCTATTGGTGTTCTAAAAGCCAACAGCATAAAGTTTGAGCCGAAGCTTCCAGAGTGGAAGGAAGCAGCCATTGCTGACCTTGGTGTGGGGATCGAAAACAAAATAGTGTTGCACTTTGAAAAGGTGTTTTGGCCGAATGTTGAGTTTTTGGGCGTGGTTGCGGATACTACTTATGGATGCAGCTACTTCTTAAATCTTCACAAAGCTACTGGTCATTCTGTCCTAGTTTATATGCCTGCGGGGCAGCTTGCAAAAGACATTGAGAAAATGTCCGATGAAGCAGCTGCTAATTTTGCTTTTATGCAACTCAAGAAGATTCTTCCCGATGCTTTTGCACCA ATTCAGTATCTTGTTTCTCATTGGGGCACGGATGCGAACACGCTCGGCTCCTATACCTATGATAAAGTCGGGAAACCCCATGATCTGTACGAGAGGCTAAGGATCCCGGTGGATAACTTATTCTTCGCTGGGGAAGGAGCAAGCGTGGACTACCCAGGTTCTGTGCACGGAGCATATTCAACAGGGCTCATGGCAGCTGAAGACTGCAGGATGCGTGTGCTGGAGCGTTATGGGGAGTTGGATCTTTTTCAGCCAGTGATGGGCGAGGATACATCGGCATCAGTCCCACTTTTGATCTCTCGGATGTAA
- the LOC131147679 gene encoding polyamine oxidase 2 isoform X2 has product MESGSRSNRHLSSAPCYSNVGRRLSTAPSVIVIGCGIAGLAAARALHDASFQVVLLESRDRIGGRVCTDYSFGFPVDLGASWLHGVCKDNPLAPLISRLGLPLYRTSGDDSVLYDHDLESYALFDMDGNQVPQELVKKVGEVFEAILEETDNIRQEYGEDMSIRCAFSIVFERKPELRLEGLAHKVLQWYLCRMEGWFAADADTISLKHWDEAKLLPGGHGLMVRGYLPVINTLAKGLDIRLGHRVTGIARRYNGVKVMVENGQTFVADAAVITVPIGVLKANSIKFEPKLPEWKEAAIADLGVGIENKIVLHFEKVFWPNVEFLGVVADTTYGCSYFLNLHKATGHSVLVYMPAGQLAKDIEKMSDEAAANFAFMQLKKILPDAFAPIQYLVSHWGTDANTLGSYTYDKVGKPHDLYERLRIPVDNLFFAGEGASVDYPGSVHGAYSTGLMAAEDCRMRVLERYGELDLFQPVMGEDTSASVPLLISRM; this is encoded by the exons ATGGAGTCTGGGAGCAGGAGTAATCGCCATCTTTCCTCAG CTCCGTGCTATTCAAATGTTGGGAGGAGGCTATCAACCGCACCATCTGTCATTGTCATAGGTTGTGGCATTGCAGGACTTGCAGCTGCTCGTGCCCTTCATGATGCCTCATTCCAG GTTGTCCTACTTGAATCACGGGATAGAATTGGTGGTCGAGTTTGCACTGATTACTCTTTTGGTTTTCCTGTTGATTTGGGTGCATCCTG GTTGCATGGGGTCTGCAAGGATAATCCATTAGCACCTTTGATAAGCAGACTGGGATTACCCCTCTACCGTACTAGTGGTGATGACTCTGTGCTGTATGACCATGATTTGGAAAG ctaTGCACTCTTTGATATGGATGGGAATCAAGTTCCTCAAGAATTGGTCAAGAAGGTTGGTGAAGTGTTTGAGGCCATTTTAGAAGAG ACGGATAATATAAGACAGGAATATGGTGAAGACATGTCCATACGTTGTGCATTTTCAATTGTTTTCGAAAGAAAACCAGAATTAAG GCTGGAGGGGCTTGCTCATAAAGTACTGCAGTGGTACTTGTGCAGAATGGAAGGCTGGTTTGCTGCAGATGCTGATACTATTTCACTTAAACACTGGGATGAGGCAA AACTGCTCCCTGGTGGTCATGGGCTCATGGTCCGGGGTTATCTCCCTGTTATAAACACCCTTGCCAAAGGTCTTGACATCCGTTTAGGACACAG AGTTACGGGAATAGCAAGGCGTTACAATGGAGTGAAGGTAATGGTAGAAAATGGGCAAACATTTGTGGCAGATGCTGCTGTTATTACAGTTCCTATTGGTGTTCTAAAAGCCAACAGCATAAAGTTTGAGCCGAAGCTTCCAGAGTGGAAGGAAGCAGCCATTGCTGACCTTGGTGTGGGGATCGAAAACAAAATAGTGTTGCACTTTGAAAAGGTGTTTTGGCCGAATGTTGAGTTTTTGGGCGTGGTTGCGGATACTACTTATGGATGCAGCTACTTCTTAAATCTTCACAAAGCTACTGGTCATTCTGTCCTAGTTTATATGCCTGCGGGGCAGCTTGCAAAAGACATTGAGAAAATGTCCGATGAAGCAGCTGCTAATTTTGCTTTTATGCAACTCAAGAAGATTCTTCCCGATGCTTTTGCACCA ATTCAGTATCTTGTTTCTCATTGGGGCACGGATGCGAACACGCTCGGCTCCTATACCTATGATAAAGTCGGGAAACCCCATGATCTGTACGAGAGGCTAAGGATCCCGGTGGATAACTTATTCTTCGCTGGGGAAGGAGCAAGCGTGGACTACCCAGGTTCTGTGCACGGAGCATATTCAACAGGGCTCATGGCAGCTGAAGACTGCAGGATGCGTGTGCTGGAGCGTTATGGGGAGTTGGATCTTTTTCAGCCAGTGATGGGCGAGGATACATCGGCATCAGTCCCACTTTTGATCTCTCGGATGTAA